The nucleotide window TGTCTCCTTTCGCTTTCTCTTCTCCCCCCCAAGTCGACCGACGCGGGTAAGCAACCGTGTCTGTGCAGCTCCTACAAATACAGACGCTCGGCGATGCACTCTTCCTAATCCTATCCATTCCCTTCATCTTCATAGCAGCAAAGCCTCTTTTCTCCATCCTCCTCTAGGTTCTTGATCGCTTCAGGAAGACACATCAGTAATTCCATCATGAGCTACCAGCAGGGCGCCACCGCCACGGCCTACCCTCCGCCGggccagcagcagcagcaggcctacgtagccccgccgccgccggccggcTACCCGCAGAAGGACCAGCAGTATCCTGCCGCCGCCGGCGCCGACACCACCACGAGCCGCGGCGGCCATGGACACCACCACGGCGGCGGCTTCTGGAGAGGCTGGTAAGTCTTGTTCGTCCCTTCTGAGTCCTGTCTGCGCATGCATCCTTCCCGTGCATGGCCTTGTTCATGGTGATGCTTAATCATGTTTGTCTGCTTCTTCTCTTGTTGCAGCTGCGCCGCTCTGTGCTGCTGCTGCCTCCTCGACGCCTGCTTCTGATCAAGTCAATTTCATCCATCGTGCTCGGTTAGGCTACGTGGCCTAACGACTGCACCTGCTGTTCATCACGGTTGATGTGGAGTCCGGATGTCATCTAGTAATTGTTTGTTTTCCTTTTTCGCTTGGTTGGTTACACTTTTGTGAGCAGTGCTATTTGTTGGTTGCTCAGCACCATTTCTGTGTAGTATGTCATGGTGATGTGGCCCGATCTGTTGTACATTGATTATGTTAATATATAAAGATGGTTAGTAATATCACTGTGCAACAGTCGCTTCACCTCTTCAATTTATACATGATTGCTGATGGAGCCATAACCGAGCTCGCTTCGGTGGGACGATGGAGTGTGGATACAGTTATTGTGTAACAAATATTGGCACTCAAAGATGTTGTCTCAAGTCACTGCTTAACCGTTTGATTCACCTTTCTGCAAGGGTTTGATAAAAACTAAGGTTGCTTTTTCCAATAGGGGAAGGTTACATATTGGTGATGGCCTACCAactaggttctcggtgttgagtTGTATATTTTGTACATTATGTAACGTTGTACTCTCTCGGTGTACCGATCCTAGATTGTAGGATCTGAGCTCACTCCCGCATGGCCTGCGTGCCTAACTCTCCGGGACCTTCTCTCCCTCTCTATGTAAACACTGATTGTACCAGAAACACTCAAGGAAATCATAACACAGTTTCCAACTTGGTATCAGTCGCTAGGGTTTCCTCATGGCTGCGGACGAtctctcctcctcttcctccgccgccgccacgagctccaCCACGTCGCTGggctccctctcctcctcctcggcGCCTCCTGCTGGCACCACTCCCCCCTTCGTCTTCGGCACCACCCCAACCCTCTTCAGCGGCTCCTCACCTGCCACGGCATCCCAGTTTGCCCCTCTCTTCACCACCGCCGACTCTTCTCCCGTGCcaccgccggcctcctccctgaCCCATCCTATCTTCCGCGACCACATCACGAACCACATCAAGTTTTTCCTCAACCCCGCGGATCACAACTACCATAAGTGGAAAACTTTCTTTCTGATGGTTCTCGTTCGCTACGGCGTCTCCTACCTTCTCGACCATCCCCCCTCCCAATGCTCCGGCGCAATATCTTGAGCTCGACGCCCACATCGTCCTGTGGATCTATGCCACCCTCTCGGACACCATGTGCGACCATGTGGTCGGTGCCACCACCACCTACGCCCTATGGCACAAGATCAAAGACTTCTTTCTCGCCAATCGCGATGCTCGCTTCATGATCCTCAACCGCCAATACCGAACCTCAAACAGGGTGATCTCTCTGTGTTCGAGTACGCATGCCGTCTGAAGCTCCTCACCGACGCCCTCGCCGATATTGATCGTACCGTCACCGAGGTGGATCTCACCACCCAATTTCTTCATGGCCTCGACAAGCAGCTCGACACCATCCGCATCGTCCTCGGTAACCAGGGCCTCCCCTTCGACACCGTGCTCTCCCGCGTTGTTCTCGCGGAGGAGTCGCAGGCGCAGCGCGCGGCTGAGGAAGGCGCCTCTGCGTTCGCCATGGCGGGAGGCAGCTCTTCCGGCGCTGGCTCCTCGGCTGGCCCCTCAGGTGGTCGCGGCCACGGCGATCGCCTCTCTGATCGCGCCCTGGACGCCACCCCTCCGTCGGGCCCCTCCTCTGGCCGCGGGCGCGGTGACCGCTCTGGTGACGGCGGTGACCGTGGGCGCGATCGCGGCCGAGGACGCGGTGACCACTCTGGGCGCGGTCACCAGGCGGCTACCTTCTCCCCCTTTACGGGGTACTTCGCCCCCTACGGGATGGCGCTCCCGTCGCCCCGCTCTGGCTGGATCCTGCCCAACGCCGCCGGTGTTCTTGGACCCCGCCCCGGCGCCCATGCTCAGGCGTACCACGCCTTCACGCCGTCTCCGGTGCCATCTACTCCGTACTATCAGCCACCGCAGCCGTCATGGGACCATCTCGCCATGCTCAACGCCGCCTTCAGCAACGGCGGCTACGCCACGCCCCCGGCCCCCGAGTGGTACCTCGACAGCGGCGCATCTTCGCACGTGACAGGCACCCAAGGTAATCTGACCTCGTCAAGTTCTTCATTTTCGCATTTACCCTCTAGCATTGTTGTCGGTAATGGGCATTCTCTTCCTGTCACTGCCACGGGATCTACCACCCTCTCCTCTCATGATTTTCGCCTCACTAACATTCTTGTCTCCCCCAATGTCATTACTAGCCTCATATCCGTTCGTAAATTTACTAAAGATAATTCTTGCTCTATTGAATTTTACCCGTGTGGTTTTCTTGTGAAGGATCTTCGCACTCGACAAGTTCTCATGATCTCCGTTAGCCACGGCGATCTCTACCCCTTCGTTGGCACTAAACCGGCGCCGGCGTCCGCTCTCCTCGCCACCACCACCTCGGACTTGTGGCATCGCCGCCTTGGGCATCCCGGAGCACACACCTTTTCCTCACTCGCCCAACACTTTCTTAATGATTGTAATAAGGCTCCCCACACCCCATGTAATGCGTGCCAACTTGGGCGCCAACCCCGTTTACCTTTTCCATCCTCCTTTAGTAAAACATATGCTCCTTTTGATTTAATTCATTGTGACTTGTGGACATCACCCGTTGTTAGCTTTTCTGGGTTCCAATATTATCTTGTCATGCTTGATGATTTTACTCATTACTCGTGGACATTTCCTCTTCGCAACAAATCTGACACCTCCACTGTGCTTCAACGCTTTTTTACATTCACATAATTCCACGTGATCATCAAGAGCATGCAATGTGACAACGACGGTGAATTCATCAATTCGTCCCTACGCACCTTCTTCTCCTCCAACGGCATTGCCTATCGCTTCTCGTGCCCCCATACCTCCCCGCAAAATGGCAAAGCCGAACGCATGATTCGTACCACCAACGATATCATGCGCACGCTTCTCCTTCAAGCGACCCTCACGCCCCCATTTTGGGTTGAAGTCCTTCACACCGCCACCTACCTTCTAAACCGACGCCCCTCTCGTACCATTGCGCCACACACACCACATCTTCTTCTCCGCGGCGTTCCACCCACCTATGACCACCTTCGTGTCTTCGATTGCCTCTGTTTTCCCAACCAATATGCCACAATGGCCCACAAACTAACCCCACGCTCCTCCCGCTGGATCTTTCTAGGCTATGCCCTCGAACACAAGGGGTACAGGTCCTTTGACCTAGCCACACGCCGCGTGATCTTCTCTCGCCACATTATTTTCGATGAAACAATTTTTCCCTACAGCCCCACACCAGACCACACACCCTCTACGTCCACAAACAATCCCCATGCACCATATCAGCCACACCCCATCCTCCCATCGGGATCGCCACCACCTACCACGTCTGGGCCCTGCCCTCCACCAGATTCTGCGCCTCGCCAACCCTCCCCACCCACGTCGCCCGCTCCACCCCGCACCGGCCGCCCCACACCTGCCATTGCGCCCCCCTCGCGCGGATCCACTTCGGATCACGCGCCCGCTAGTGCGCCTGCCTCGCCCGGGCCCGCCGCATCCTTCCTGCACCGCGGACCGGCCCCTGCGCCCGATTCGCCACGCCCTGCCGATTCCCTCTCGGATCGCGCGCCCACCCGTGCGCCCCCACGCCTGGTCCCATCGCATCCGTCTCGTGCTCCTCGCCCAATCCAGTGCCCGCCGAATCGCCTGGGTCCACCGAATCTGCCTCGGATTCTTCCCCGCCTTGCACGCCCACACCACCTCTTCCACCACATGCAATACCGGTACAGCCACCCGAAAACTCCCACAAGATGACCACACGCGCTAAAACAGGCTACTTAATGCCAAAACGCCTCTTTCTTGCAGACGCCTCCTCACCCATCTCACCCATTCCTCCCACGTATAAATCAGCCCTTAAGGATCCCCATTGGCGTCAAGCAATGTTAGATGAGTATAATGCATTAATGAATAACTTCACTTGGTCTTTGGTGCCTAAGCCTGCAGGTGCGAATGTGGTGACGGGCAAGTGGATCTTCAGGCACAAATTCAACACGGATGGGTCTCTGGCACGGTACAAGGCCCGGTGAGTCGTTTGTGGCTTCTCACAATAGGAGGGTGTGGACTACGATGAGACGTTCAGTCCAGTGGTCAAGCCAGCAACCATTCGGGTGGTATTGAGTCTTGCCACCAGTCATTCCTGGCCCATTCATCAACTTGATGTCAAGAATGCATTTCTTAATGGTGAGCTCAACGAAACAGTGTATTGCTTGCAACCGGCCGGTTTTGTGGACTCCTCCAAGCCGGATCATGTGTGTCTTCTCAACAAGTCACTATATGGTCTCAAGTAGGCCCCTCGGACGTGGTTCTTGCGCTTTCAAGCATTCCTCTTATCTCTTGGGTTTCGGGCATCCAAGAGTGACACGTCCATGTTCATCCTACATCATGGTAACTCCCTTGCATATCTTCTCGtttatgtggatgatatcatTCTCATCGCAAGCTCACCTCACACACTCACCCACATCATCTCCTCTCTTAAGCGCGAGTTTGCCATGACTAACCTTGGTGCCTTACACCATTTCTTGGGCATCAATGTCACCTCCGACCAGTCCGGCCTCTTCCTATGCCAGCAGCAATACACTCTCGAGCTTCTTGAGCACGCATCTATGCTTACATGCAAACCCGTATCCACACCGGTCGATACCAGCTCCAAACTGTCTTCTACTGATGGTGCCCTGCTCTCTAACCCCACTCACTACCGTAGTATCACTAGAGCTCTACAATACCTCACCCTAACCCGCCCGGACATTACATATGCGGTCCAACAAGCCTGTTTATTCATGCATGCTCCACGCGATATCCATTGGCAGCTTGTGAAGCGCATTCTCCGATACCTACAGGGTACATCTCACTACGGCCTTCAGCTTTTTCGGTCACCCTCCACTGACCTCATTGCTTACACCGATGCCGATTGGGCCGGGTGTCCGGACACACGCAGGTCGACCTCTGGTTTTTGTGTGTTCCTTGGAGCTAACCTCATCTCCTGGTCCTCCAAGCGCCAACCCACCATCTCACGATCCAGTGTCGAGGTTGAATATCGAGGTGTTGCAAACTGTGTGGCTGAAGCTTGTTGGTTGCGGCAACTTCTTCATGAGCTCAGGGTACCACCCAAATGTGCCACCGTGGTGTATTGCGACAACATCAGTGCCTCCTACCTTGCGAGCAATCCGGTCCAGCATCAACGAACCAAGCATATTGAGATTGACTTGCATTTTGTTTGGGATCGTGTGGCCCTTGGCGACGTTCGAGTCTTGCATGTGCCATCCAGCTCGCAATATGCCGACATCTTCACCAAGGGACTGCCCTCGCCAGTCTTCACCGAGTTTCGGTCCAGCCTGAACATCCTTCCCAATGGAGTTCCGGCTGAGGGGGGGTGTTGAGTTGTATATTTTGTACATTATGTAACGTTGTACTCTCTCGGTGTACCGATCCTAGATTGTGGGATATGAGCTCACTCCTGCATGGCCTGCGTGCCTAACTCTCCGGGACCTTCTCTCCCTCTCTATGTAAACACTGATTGTACCAGAAACACTCAAGGAAATCATAACACAGTTTCCAACTCTCGGAGGACACTTGATACTTGGCTTGGGGACGCACCCCTTCTTTATATCTTTTTTACATTATTGTTCAGCGTAAGAAAGAGACTATGTGACCATTGTATTTGGGTCAAATTCATTAAATATCTAAGTTGATCAGGGATAAGTGGACTATGTGGATGCATTTAGTTTGACGGTTGATACATATTAACTTCACTAATCACTACTAGGAAATACCTTATAGATAGATTCTAagcagtagcgaggggtataTGGCCGTGTTGctgctaattagtagtagcgaggggtactactaagttgatagtagtagcgagggtctGCTACTAAGTGATCCCACCGTGCCCTCCGGGACAGGCCATAGTAGTAACcactcgctactactaagttgatagtagtagcgatGGGTATAagcccctcgctactactaagtggtcTCTACCATGCCCCCGGGATAGGCCATAGTACTAGCGTGGAGAATAAACCCGGATCCACTACTATCGACCCACCAACACATGTGTACACATAGCGTGAGGAGGCCCAAACCCAAACCCAAACCCACACTCTCTCAATTCCCCATCTCCCTCCCACTCGAGATGCCCTTCCTCACCCACTGCCACCGCTGGCCTCGCATCTTATCATCTCACACGAATCCAACAACCTCCTCTCCCACCGcagccccctcccctccccatccttcctcctccttctccggtgCTGGACAAAAGAGGGAGATCCAGTAGAGCACCGTCCATGGCGATAGCCAGATCTGGCACGCAACCACTTGCACTTCCTCGTCGGGACAGGGCCTCGTGAGGACATGAGGTCCCAGGAAAAGAAGCAGCAGTCGGGCATCGTCTAGGGTTTCGGGCATCGGCTCCAACTCCGGCGGCCACTAGTCAGTTGCTCCTCGTACTCCTCTCTATATCTCTCTTCCTCTTCTAATccttttctcttcttttgtaaCAGTAGCAGAGGAGAGGTGTGGGGATGAGTTGGGTGAGGAAGCACCATCACCATGGATGACTTCATCCCCTCCAGGACCAGCATCAACCATGGATGGAGAGGACGATGACGCCCAGTAGCAGCAACCACGGATGGAATTTTTTTAATTCCTAATTAGTTAGTAGTAGCCCTGCAGATAACTAGTAGTAGCGCCGGTGGCACCTGCGCTACTACTACCacttagctgtagcgccttagcAGTAGCACGGGCATCCGCACTACTAGTAGTCCTTTACCCCGTGCTGGTACTaggctttttcctagtagtgaatgTACCAGACACATTTCATTGGAAGTTGATGCCTTTTGATGTTTTCACACTCAAATCTATATACATGGATTTAATCAACTCTGACCAGTCTTCCTTTTGATGTTTCGTAGTCAAATATATATGGATTTATTCAACTCTGACCAGTCTTGCGTTCACAACATATTTAGAAAACAAAAGTATTACTTAAAATTAAAATTTTCACGTGATTTGTTCATAGGGAAGttgttcttactaaaaataatcCAGCGAAACATAAAATGCCAAGGCAAAAACAATGTTGCTTTTGTGGTCAGACGGAAATAGTGCACCATCTTCTTATTGCATGTCCATTGTCACTCTGTTATGGCGCATGATTCATGCGATGTTTAATTTACCTCCATCCATTAGTATTATTAATATGTTTGGTAACTGGTTGAGGAGGGTTAAAGCCCACGTGGGTGTTTGTGCTTTGCTTCGGGCTATTTGAAATTATTGTAACGACTGTACTTTTAATAAAGCGGAAGTTCTCAATTCTTTATACTAGTTTTACTTCCACGCTACACGATGGATCCGTATGTCGTCATTACTGCAACATGCAAAAGTGCGGAGCTTATGGTCTCTAGGTGCAACTAATGAGAGATGGTAGCACAAGACATACATCCGGTTTGGATGACGGCACAATAATAGGCTATGTATGCATATTTTCCTATTTGTGTCGGTTGTGGCTTGTAATATTATTTTTTCTTCAAAAACCACATCCacatatattaattaattaaaatgcatACCACACCTTCAGACCTATTAACAAAACTAGACTTCACAATCTCGTGTGTCATCATATTGGCCTTTCTGTTAGTCTTGGAGATCTTGAAATTTTTCGACATTTTAGAGACACTCAACATTTCCTTCTTTAGCGCTAATGGCCACCacaaaacttgcatcgacattAATCTTAATGAACTCCAAAGCGGGAGACTGCCAAGTTACAAAATTCCTCTCCACGTTATTGACGGGCTTTAAACCATCCACCCCTGCTTACCTTTGTTGCTAACCTCCACCTACATATTGGTATGACAAGACAAAAAGGATGCCCAGTAATTTTGTACAAAACTCACACAGGCAAAGACAACTTCCTTTCTCTTACCAAAGATCAAATCATTCCTCAAGTGACATGCTCTCCAAAACATGAATATAATTCTCCCACACACAAAAGACATTAATTGATTTAATAAAATAAGGGCCCAGCGAATTTGAAAATATCTTTGTTCGACAAATTCCAAACCTCCCTCGAACCAATACAAAGCGCACGAGCTTTGGGACAGATCACCAGAGCATGAAAAACGCATTCATCTCCAACACCACAAATCGAGCACGAGCCAACGATAGCTTGATGGTGTTTTACGCTATTAACTCGAACCGTCAAGCTATAATAAGCTGCAAACCATGCAAAAGATTCTGATTTTCTCACAAACATTAGCCTTTCAAATAATATTCGAGAGCCTCCTTTCCCCATTCATCGCAACACTGGAGCTCCCCAACTCTACCTTATCAACTTTGAGATTCAGCGCCAGCCTGTACGCACTCTTAGCTGAGAACAAACCATTTTTCTCGCAGTGCCAAGCAATAAAATTTCCTTCTCCGAAAGTCTAAATACACAACTTTAAAATTTCCATAGCAtcatgtgaaggaaatatgccctagaggcaataataaagttattatttatttccttatttcatgataaatgtttattattcatgctagaattgattaaccggaaacataatacatgtgtgaatacatagacaaacaaagtgtcactagtatgcctctacttgactagctcgttaatcaaagatggttatgtttcctaaccatagacaaagagttgttatttgattaacgggatcacatcattaggagaatgatgtgattgacttgacccattctattagcttagcactcgatcgtttagtatgttgctattgctttcttcatgacttatacatgttcctatgactatgagattatgcaactcccatttgccggaggaacactttgtgtgctaccaaacgtcacaacgtaactgggtgattataaaggagctctacaggtgtctccaaaggtacatgttgggttggcgtatttcgagattaggatttgtcactccgattgtcggagaggtatctctgggccctctcggtaatgcacatcacataagccttgcaagcattgcaactaatgagttagttgcgagatgatgtattacggaacgagtaaagagacttgccggtaacgagattgaactaggtattgagataccgatgatcgaatctcgggcaagtaacataccaatgacaaagggaacaacgtatgttgttatgcggtctgaccgataaagatcttcgtagaatatgtaggagccagtatgagcatccaggttccactattggttat belongs to Triticum urartu cultivar G1812 chromosome 7, Tu2.1, whole genome shotgun sequence and includes:
- the LOC125524605 gene encoding cysteine-rich and transmembrane domain-containing protein B-like translates to MSYQQGATATAYPPPGQQQQQAYVAPPPPAGYPQKDQQYPAAAGADTTTSRGGHGHHHGGGFWRGCCAALCCCCLLDACF